The following proteins are co-located in the Corynebacterium aquilae DSM 44791 genome:
- a CDS encoding phosphate signaling complex PhoU family protein translates to MRDAYAQSLAEFSDNVCSLADIVSETMEHATSALCRADRFRADKALDLKKQEVALRESCEERAVKLLATESPVARDLRQVVSSIYIVEDLAHMAALARHIAQIAARRSPKPAVPERLVPYFTEMGKVASSLTRTMRMVLANPDPELASQLMDEDDAIDELHAYLMTKLTDEVWPHSTVEAVDVALASRFFERFADHAVSVGTRIVYLATGLHHKDYLARREREMEEASQFHDEILALEERFRNQFS, encoded by the coding sequence ATGCGCGATGCTTACGCCCAATCCCTTGCAGAATTTTCAGATAACGTGTGTTCTCTCGCGGACATTGTCTCCGAGACGATGGAGCATGCCACCTCCGCCCTGTGCCGCGCCGATAGGTTTCGCGCGGATAAAGCACTGGATTTAAAGAAGCAGGAAGTTGCCTTGCGGGAGTCCTGCGAGGAGCGCGCGGTGAAGCTTTTAGCGACGGAAAGTCCCGTCGCCCGCGATCTGCGCCAGGTGGTGTCCTCCATTTATATCGTGGAGGATCTCGCGCACATGGCCGCTTTGGCCCGCCACATTGCTCAAATTGCCGCGCGGCGTTCCCCGAAGCCTGCGGTTCCGGAACGGCTTGTCCCCTATTTCACCGAGATGGGCAAAGTGGCGTCCTCGTTGACCCGCACCATGCGCATGGTGCTGGCAAATCCCGACCCTGAGCTGGCATCTCAGCTGATGGATGAGGATGACGCGATCGACGAGCTGCACGCCTATTTGATGACCAAGTTGACCGATGAGGTGTGGCCGCACAGCACGGTTGAGGCTGTTGATGTGGCGTTGGCGAGCCGGTTTTTTGAGCGTTTTGCCGACCATGCGGTCAGCGTTGGTACGCGGATTGTGTATTTGGCGACTGGCTTGCACCACAAGGATTATCTCGCCCGGCGGGAGCGTGAGATGGAGGAAGCTTCCCAGTTCCATGACGAGATTCTGGCGTTGGAGGAACGTTTCCGGAATCAGTTCTCCTAG
- the pstB gene encoding phosphate ABC transporter ATP-binding protein PstB, producing the protein MAPSNLALKLEDVNIYYGDFHAVRDINLDIPRNAVTAFIGPSGCGKSTVLRSLNRMHEVTPGARVEGRITLDGQDIYGAGVDPVAVRSTIGMVFQKPNPFPTMSIEENVVAGLKLAGVKDKARLKETAERALRGANLWEEVKDRLDKPGGGLSGGQQQRLCIARAIAVQPEVLLMDEPCSALDPISTLAIEDLIAELKEDYTIVIVTHNMQQAARVSDRTAFFSLEATGKPGNLVEVDDTEVIFSNPNRQETEDYISGRFG; encoded by the coding sequence ATGGCTCCCAGCAACCTGGCGCTGAAACTCGAAGACGTCAACATCTACTACGGCGACTTCCACGCCGTGCGCGACATCAACCTCGACATCCCCCGCAACGCCGTCACCGCCTTCATCGGCCCCTCCGGCTGCGGTAAATCCACCGTGCTGCGCAGCCTCAACCGCATGCACGAAGTCACCCCCGGCGCCCGCGTCGAAGGGCGCATCACCCTCGACGGGCAAGACATCTACGGCGCCGGCGTCGACCCGGTGGCAGTGCGCAGCACCATCGGCATGGTGTTCCAGAAGCCCAACCCCTTCCCGACCATGTCCATCGAAGAAAACGTCGTCGCCGGGCTCAAGCTGGCAGGCGTCAAGGACAAGGCCCGCCTGAAAGAAACCGCCGAACGCGCCCTGCGTGGCGCCAACCTGTGGGAAGAAGTTAAAGACCGCCTCGACAAGCCGGGCGGCGGCCTGTCCGGTGGACAGCAGCAGCGCCTGTGCATCGCCCGCGCCATCGCCGTCCAGCCCGAAGTTCTCCTCATGGACGAGCCCTGCTCCGCGCTGGACCCCATCTCCACCCTGGCCATCGAAGACCTCATTGCCGAACTCAAAGAGGACTACACCATCGTCATCGTGACCCACAACATGCAGCAAGCAGCACGTGTGTCCGACCGCACCGCCTTCTTCTCCCTGGAAGCCACCGGCAAGCCCGGCAACCTGGTCGAGGTCGACGACACTGAGGTCATCTTCTCCAACCCGAACCGCCAGGAAACCGAAGACTACATCTCCGGCCGCTTCGGCTAA
- the pstA gene encoding phosphate ABC transporter permease PstA has product MATVIITATLGLALIPLVWLLTDLITHGAHAIGNSSWWSYSQKGVLLSKPGGGAAHAMVGTFIQVGITALVSVPIGILVAVYLVEYAGNNRLGRITTFMVDILSGVPSIVAALFIYSVWIVLFGFERSGIAVSLSLVLLMLPVIIRTTEEMLRIVPADLREASYALGTPKWLTIVKIVIPTAGSGIITGIMLAIARVMGESAPVLILVGSTQAINYNPFHNPQSSLPLMMLDMYKAGSADAVIAKMWGAALTLVLLIAVLNIGARIIAARFATGQR; this is encoded by the coding sequence ATGGCAACCGTCATCATCACCGCCACCCTGGGCCTCGCGCTCATCCCGCTGGTGTGGTTGCTCACCGACCTGATCACCCACGGCGCCCACGCCATCGGCAACTCCAGCTGGTGGTCCTACAGCCAAAAAGGCGTGCTGCTGAGCAAGCCCGGCGGCGGCGCCGCCCACGCCATGGTCGGAACCTTCATCCAGGTCGGCATCACCGCCCTGGTATCTGTCCCCATCGGCATCCTCGTTGCCGTCTACCTCGTCGAATACGCCGGCAATAACCGACTCGGCCGCATCACCACCTTCATGGTCGACATCCTCTCCGGGGTGCCCTCCATCGTTGCTGCACTGTTCATCTACTCCGTCTGGATCGTCCTGTTCGGTTTCGAACGCTCCGGTATCGCCGTGTCACTGTCGCTGGTGCTGCTGATGCTGCCCGTCATCATTCGCACCACCGAGGAAATGCTGCGCATCGTCCCCGCAGACCTGCGTGAAGCCTCCTACGCACTCGGCACCCCGAAATGGCTCACCATCGTCAAGATCGTGATCCCCACCGCCGGATCCGGCATCATCACCGGCATCATGCTCGCCATCGCCCGCGTCATGGGCGAATCCGCACCGGTGCTCATCCTGGTCGGCTCCACCCAAGCCATCAACTACAACCCCTTCCACAACCCGCAGTCCTCCCTGCCCCTGATGATGCTCGACATGTACAAGGCAGGCTCCGCCGACGCAGTCATCGCCAAGATGTGGGGCGCCGCCCTCACCCTGGTGCTGCTCATCGCGGTCCTCAACATCGGCGCCCGCATCATCGCCGCCCGCTTCGCCACCGGCCAGCGCTAA
- the pstC gene encoding phosphate ABC transporter permease subunit PstC, which yields MSSDILTSDSAVTTNTTPAPAGADTAAPKRRSVDLHGSPHLGDRLFLGAARSSSIAITALIAAIGLFLVWRAVPALNNNTGGLWGFLTYRGDWNTSNPQAMTFGIANLFLVTMSIATLALLIAMPVALGISIYLTVYAPARLKGILGWLVDILAAVPSIVYGLWGAMVLGPALGPFFDWINKHAGNIFLFEHYANSPAFATSRNIFTGGIVLAIMILPIIAATAREVFAQTPKGHIESALALGATRFEVVKLTVWPFGRTGFVSGSMLGLGRALGETMALYLVVSPSSAFRASLFDGGTTFATAIANAAPEFNDNLKAGAYIAAGLVLFIVTFAVNAAARGIVTRAGKTK from the coding sequence GTGTCCAGCGATATCCTCACTAGCGACTCTGCGGTGACCACCAACACCACGCCCGCCCCCGCCGGCGCAGACACCGCCGCACCGAAACGACGCTCGGTGGACCTGCACGGCTCCCCCCACCTGGGAGACCGCCTGTTCCTCGGCGCAGCTCGCTCGAGCTCCATCGCCATCACCGCGCTGATCGCCGCCATCGGCCTGTTCCTCGTCTGGCGTGCCGTGCCCGCCCTGAACAACAACACCGGTGGGCTGTGGGGCTTTCTGACCTACCGCGGCGACTGGAACACCAGCAACCCGCAGGCCATGACCTTCGGCATCGCCAACCTCTTCCTGGTCACCATGAGCATCGCGACCCTCGCCCTGCTCATCGCGATGCCCGTCGCCCTCGGGATTTCCATCTACCTCACCGTCTACGCCCCAGCCCGTCTCAAAGGCATCCTCGGCTGGCTCGTCGACATCCTCGCCGCCGTGCCCTCCATCGTGTACGGCCTCTGGGGCGCAATGGTGCTCGGCCCCGCCCTCGGCCCCTTCTTCGACTGGATCAACAAGCACGCAGGAAACATCTTCCTGTTTGAGCACTACGCCAACTCCCCGGCATTCGCCACCAGCCGCAACATCTTCACCGGTGGCATCGTGCTCGCCATCATGATCCTCCCCATCATCGCCGCCACCGCCCGCGAAGTCTTCGCCCAAACCCCCAAGGGGCACATCGAGTCCGCCCTCGCCCTCGGCGCCACCCGCTTCGAAGTCGTCAAACTCACCGTGTGGCCCTTCGGACGCACCGGCTTCGTCTCCGGCTCCATGCTCGGCCTCGGCCGCGCACTCGGCGAAACCATGGCCCTCTACCTCGTGGTCAGCCCCTCCAGCGCCTTCCGCGCCTCCCTGTTCGACGGCGGCACCACCTTCGCCACCGCCATCGCCAACGCCGCCCCCGAATTCAACGACAACCTCAAAGCAGGCGCCTACATCGCCGCAGGTCTCGTGCTGTTCATCGTCACCTTCGCCGTCAACGCCGCCGCCCGCGGCATCGTGACCCGCGCAGGAAAGACCAAATAA
- the pstS gene encoding phosphate ABC transporter substrate-binding protein PstS: MTVHTHRRYARAARTLAALTGAGAVVFGLAACSDGPSDAENNTVSDAAQEKLSKATGTLVAEGASSQQKAMDIFGNAYSNAVDGASFSYTPSGSGAGQKQFIAGQVAFGGSDSPLKDEQIEAAAKRCGGNEAWHLPMVIGPVGVAYKLDGVDKVTLTPELIAKIFKGEITNWNDPALAAMNDNLPDKPISVIYRSEESGTSDNFQKFLKAATGGFWDTTGKAFPSATGAGANGSTGVVGQVQSIDGAITYVEAGFATEAGLNIADIDFGEGPVELNPESVGVALNNLTFKTEGHNMVVDSTKLFEMKTKGAYPLVLTTYEIVCSAGYDENTKNQVKDFLTVALESQNSDLEEAGYIPVSGEYKDKLAAAVEAIN, from the coding sequence ATGACTGTTCACACCCACCGCCGTTATGCCCGCGCAGCCCGCACCCTCGCCGCACTGACCGGTGCCGGCGCGGTCGTCTTCGGGCTCGCAGCATGCTCCGATGGGCCGAGCGACGCCGAGAACAACACCGTGTCCGACGCAGCCCAGGAGAAGCTCTCCAAGGCCACCGGCACCCTCGTCGCTGAGGGCGCATCGAGCCAGCAGAAGGCGATGGACATTTTCGGCAACGCCTACTCCAACGCAGTCGACGGCGCGTCCTTCTCCTACACCCCCTCCGGTTCCGGCGCGGGTCAGAAGCAGTTCATCGCCGGCCAGGTTGCTTTCGGTGGCTCCGACTCCCCGCTCAAAGACGAGCAGATCGAGGCGGCCGCCAAGCGCTGTGGTGGCAACGAGGCGTGGCACCTGCCCATGGTCATCGGTCCCGTCGGTGTCGCCTACAAGCTGGACGGCGTCGACAAGGTCACCCTGACCCCGGAGCTCATCGCCAAGATCTTCAAGGGCGAAATCACCAACTGGAACGACCCGGCCCTGGCAGCTATGAACGACAACCTGCCCGATAAGCCGATCAGCGTCATCTACCGCTCCGAAGAGTCCGGTACCTCCGACAACTTCCAGAAGTTCCTCAAGGCCGCCACCGGCGGATTCTGGGACACCACTGGCAAGGCTTTCCCCTCTGCCACCGGTGCTGGCGCTAACGGCTCCACCGGTGTCGTCGGCCAGGTGCAAAGCATCGACGGTGCCATCACCTACGTGGAGGCCGGCTTCGCCACCGAGGCGGGCCTGAACATCGCTGACATCGACTTCGGTGAGGGCCCCGTTGAGCTCAACCCCGAAAGCGTGGGCGTGGCGCTGAACAACCTGACCTTCAAGACCGAGGGCCACAACATGGTGGTCGACTCCACCAAGCTGTTCGAGATGAAGACCAAGGGTGCCTACCCGCTGGTGCTGACCACCTACGAGATCGTCTGCTCCGCAGGCTACGACGAGAACACCAAAAACCAGGTCAAGGACTTCCTGACCGTGGCCCTGGAGTCCCAGAACAGCGACCTCGAGGAAGCCGGCTACATCCCGGTGTCCGGTGAGTACAAAGACAAGCTCGCCGCAGCTGTCGAAGCCATCAACTAA
- the mshD gene encoding mycothiol synthase, protein MFDVVSVQLPVEGDVAGQVQSVIDEAFRVDRVEPLSEAYVRAVREGVADGAEGARCFIATLAGEPGRVCGVAVVLPDRMGEMVVDPRFRRRGVGDALVDAMRSAGVVEGVWAHGNVPAAQGFAWSHGWSVQRELLVMRIENQEARLAVDELAARPVAGDLVWMDYPGAVQRFGQDWVHEQWLRVNNDAFDWHPEQGGWDEAQLRRSMAAQWFDPQGVLLLVDEQAGRLVGFHYTKWHGSVPSGQGSVVRGEVYVVGLHRDYQGRGLGSPLVAVGVKHLFGRGAAEVILYVEADNEAAVATYERMGFGVIERHVVYAV, encoded by the coding sequence ATGTTTGATGTGGTTTCTGTGCAGTTGCCTGTGGAGGGGGATGTGGCAGGCCAGGTGCAGTCGGTGATCGATGAGGCTTTCCGGGTGGATCGGGTGGAGCCGTTGTCGGAGGCGTATGTGCGCGCGGTGCGGGAGGGGGTTGCCGATGGTGCTGAGGGGGCGCGGTGTTTTATCGCGACCCTTGCGGGTGAGCCGGGCCGGGTGTGTGGGGTGGCTGTGGTGTTGCCGGATCGGATGGGGGAGATGGTGGTGGATCCGCGTTTTCGGCGGCGCGGGGTGGGGGATGCGTTGGTGGATGCGATGCGGTCAGCGGGCGTGGTGGAGGGGGTGTGGGCGCATGGAAATGTGCCGGCGGCGCAGGGTTTTGCGTGGTCGCATGGTTGGTCGGTGCAGCGTGAGTTGTTGGTGATGCGGATTGAGAATCAGGAGGCGCGTTTAGCGGTTGATGAGTTGGCGGCGCGGCCGGTTGCGGGGGATTTGGTGTGGATGGATTATCCGGGTGCGGTGCAGCGCTTTGGTCAGGATTGGGTGCATGAGCAGTGGCTGCGGGTGAATAATGATGCGTTTGATTGGCATCCGGAGCAGGGCGGGTGGGATGAGGCCCAGCTGCGGCGGTCGATGGCTGCGCAGTGGTTTGATCCGCAGGGGGTGTTGTTGTTGGTGGATGAGCAGGCTGGCAGGCTGGTTGGTTTCCATTACACGAAGTGGCATGGGTCGGTTCCTTCCGGGCAGGGCAGTGTGGTTCGTGGTGAGGTGTATGTGGTGGGGTTGCATCGGGATTATCAGGGGCGGGGTTTGGGCTCCCCGCTGGTGGCGGTGGGGGTGAAGCACTTGTTCGGTAGGGGGGCGGCTGAGGTGATTTTGTATGTGGAGGCCGATAATGAGGCGGCGGTGGCGACCTACGAGAGGATGGGTTTTGGGGTGATTGAGCGCCACGTGGTGTACGCGGTGTAG
- a CDS encoding LmeA family phospholipid-binding protein, which yields MLRLTIPRPAIALAATCAVLGASAWAIDTGAAITAEHAASEAIRAAEPAGAQSVTPRVSFAAPSFLLSARKGKLAHIEVRLIDVPTETFGPITVTTSGHQITGSSADIRAGHLDGLDAHDVTRSASLDAAAVGKILDMDDIDISNPDDVSPSAAARAHVRLSGTPAGCSSPATIIADLRVTAQTIHITPTTVETHPTCSAFNGNDDTAVKEKFTWSAPGSTLPIVGNIVSFLVRGGSLFLESQNPHPTHLNPQLFTVE from the coding sequence GTGTTGCGCCTAACTATTCCCCGCCCCGCCATCGCCCTCGCCGCCACCTGCGCAGTCCTCGGCGCAAGCGCCTGGGCAATCGACACCGGCGCCGCCATCACCGCCGAACACGCCGCCAGCGAAGCAATCCGCGCCGCCGAACCCGCCGGCGCCCAATCCGTCACCCCCCGCGTCTCCTTCGCCGCCCCCTCCTTCCTGCTGTCCGCACGCAAAGGCAAACTCGCCCACATCGAAGTACGCCTCATCGACGTGCCCACCGAAACCTTCGGCCCCATCACCGTCACCACCTCCGGGCACCAAATCACCGGCAGCAGCGCAGACATCCGCGCCGGACACCTCGACGGACTCGACGCCCACGACGTCACCCGCTCCGCCTCCCTCGACGCCGCCGCCGTCGGAAAAATCCTCGACATGGACGACATCGACATCTCCAACCCCGACGACGTCTCCCCCTCAGCCGCCGCCCGCGCCCACGTCAGGCTCTCCGGAACCCCCGCCGGCTGCAGCAGCCCAGCCACCATCATCGCCGACCTCCGCGTCACCGCCCAAACCATCCACATCACCCCCACCACCGTCGAAACCCACCCCACCTGCAGCGCCTTCAACGGCAACGACGACACCGCCGTGAAGGAAAAATTCACCTGGTCAGCCCCCGGCTCAACCCTGCCCATCGTCGGCAACATCGTCTCCTTCCTCGTCCGCGGCGGATCCCTCTTCCTCGAATCCCAAAACCCCCACCCAACCCACCTCAACCCCCAACTATTCACCGTCGAATAA
- a CDS encoding FABP family protein, giving the protein MSDNTTNTPDSNQPAPLSGNDAVNLAAEQAKTTSDKNITPFPGLPVAEDTANLRQGPNLHDGLLALLPLVGVWRGEGQADTGEDGPFAFGQQITVSHCGQNYLSYESRIYRLDEEGNPAGLDQRETGFWRISDKDEIEFICTHSSGIVEIFYGQPLNERAWELESASTMVTATGPTTLGPGKRLYGLLPTNELGWVDERLVDGALKPRMSAQLRRVAG; this is encoded by the coding sequence ATGTCTGACAACACCACGAACACCCCCGACAGCAACCAGCCGGCACCCCTATCCGGCAACGACGCCGTCAACCTCGCCGCCGAACAAGCCAAAACCACCAGCGACAAAAACATCACCCCCTTCCCCGGGCTCCCCGTCGCCGAAGACACCGCCAACCTCCGCCAAGGCCCCAACCTGCACGACGGACTACTAGCACTACTCCCCCTCGTCGGCGTATGGCGCGGCGAAGGCCAAGCAGACACCGGCGAAGACGGCCCCTTCGCCTTCGGCCAACAAATCACCGTCTCCCACTGCGGACAAAACTACCTCAGCTACGAATCCCGCATCTACCGCCTCGACGAAGAAGGCAACCCCGCCGGCCTCGACCAACGCGAAACCGGATTCTGGCGCATCTCCGACAAAGACGAAATCGAATTCATCTGCACCCACTCCAGCGGCATCGTCGAAATCTTCTACGGACAACCCCTCAACGAACGCGCCTGGGAACTCGAAAGCGCCTCCACCATGGTCACCGCCACCGGCCCCACCACCCTCGGCCCCGGCAAACGCCTCTACGGACTCCTGCCCACCAACGAACTCGGCTGGGTCGACGAACGCCTCGTCGACGGCGCACTCAAACCCCGCATGTCCGCCCAACTACGCCGCGTCGCCGGCTAA
- a CDS encoding aminodeoxychorismate lyase, protein MTTSGPNAADCAAGFDVDVRLGRHRSGAKKDPVIVIVEPYGGSTRMHSPSLPHVYFDDASVTRGDGVFETLLIRGGRPVNVERHVRRFARSAELLDLPEVVEETWLKATLEAARAFGDDQDGSCSWTLSRGRAATGNATAWIVVRPLPDSVYEQREKGVRVMLAERGYELPGKKNRKKFPWLAVGAKSLNYAAAMSVVRYAHQEGFDDVIYVQGETVLEGATSTVVVTRGNKLRTPLGLDSIMEGTTQALLFEFAQAQGLSVKAKELSVEDLRAADGVWLVSAARTAVKVTRLGQEKLPKNKDAVDVAALLDRAIAAQVGA, encoded by the coding sequence ATGACTACTTCAGGGCCTAACGCTGCGGATTGTGCCGCTGGTTTCGATGTGGATGTGCGCTTGGGGCGGCATCGTTCGGGGGCGAAGAAGGATCCCGTCATTGTGATTGTGGAGCCTTATGGGGGGTCGACGCGGATGCATAGTCCGAGTTTGCCGCACGTGTATTTCGATGATGCGTCGGTGACGCGTGGGGATGGCGTTTTTGAGACGTTGTTGATTCGTGGTGGGCGCCCGGTGAATGTGGAGCGGCATGTGCGGCGTTTTGCCCGTTCGGCGGAGTTGTTGGATCTTCCTGAGGTGGTGGAGGAGACGTGGTTGAAAGCGACGTTGGAGGCGGCGCGGGCTTTTGGTGATGATCAGGATGGTTCGTGTTCGTGGACGTTGTCGCGGGGGCGGGCGGCTACGGGGAATGCGACTGCGTGGATTGTGGTTCGTCCCTTGCCGGATAGTGTGTATGAGCAGCGGGAGAAGGGGGTGCGGGTGATGCTTGCTGAGCGGGGGTATGAGTTGCCGGGGAAGAAGAATCGGAAGAAGTTTCCGTGGTTGGCGGTGGGGGCGAAGAGTTTGAATTATGCGGCTGCGATGTCGGTTGTGCGTTATGCGCATCAGGAGGGGTTTGATGATGTGATTTATGTGCAGGGGGAGACGGTGTTGGAGGGTGCGACGTCGACGGTGGTGGTGACGCGGGGTAATAAGTTGCGGACTCCGTTGGGGTTGGATTCGATTATGGAGGGCACGACGCAGGCGTTGTTGTTTGAGTTTGCGCAGGCCCAGGGGTTGAGCGTGAAGGCGAAGGAGTTGTCTGTGGAGGATCTGCGGGCTGCTGATGGGGTGTGGTTGGTTAGTGCGGCGCGGACTGCGGTGAAGGTGACGCGGTTGGGTCAGGAGAAGTTGCCGAAGAATAAGGATGCTGTTGATGTGGCGGCGTTGTTGGATCGGGCGATTGCTGCGCAGGTGGGTGCTTGA
- a CDS encoding YgfZ/GcvT domain-containing protein, translating to MTESIPEKDTTARYRSALLDWPGAAPATDPTALEGHGSVAWHYGDPLGEQHKTTVFIDRSHLATVAITGADAATLCNSLLSQKLDDAAPGTLTEALNLDAQGRVLHHAHVVVGDNLILLTAEDTHAHQLSDYITKMVFWNDAEVRIHPLGIMTLLGDPDADIVAETRHLATLARDCGATTHPATITPDDLDSMGGILRPIPEGPRARVDVLLPREHTDAFARALSDRGAHPAGLLTFTAHRVFAMDAQTGIDSDERTIPHENPQWVRNAVHLNKGCYRGQETVARVDNIGQSPRALVRVLLDGSCPQLPAPGAPITSGGRPVGFLGTIAQHHEWGPVGLAMIKRSALGSAALQCEQAALTIDRDSLPEDSGPKAGKLAQQRLKGQL from the coding sequence GTGACTGAGTCGATACCCGAAAAAGACACCACCGCACGCTACCGCTCCGCCCTGCTCGACTGGCCCGGCGCAGCACCCGCCACCGACCCCACCGCCCTCGAAGGACACGGCAGCGTCGCCTGGCACTACGGCGACCCACTCGGCGAACAACACAAAACCACCGTATTTATCGACCGCAGCCACCTAGCCACCGTGGCAATAACCGGCGCAGATGCGGCCACGCTCTGCAACTCACTGCTCAGCCAAAAACTCGACGACGCCGCCCCCGGCACCCTCACCGAAGCGCTCAACCTCGACGCCCAAGGCCGCGTCCTCCACCACGCCCACGTGGTAGTAGGCGACAACCTGATCCTGCTCACCGCAGAGGACACCCACGCCCACCAACTGAGCGACTACATCACCAAAATGGTGTTCTGGAACGACGCCGAAGTACGCATACATCCCCTCGGCATCATGACCCTGCTGGGCGATCCCGATGCCGACATCGTCGCCGAAACCCGCCACCTGGCCACACTCGCCCGCGACTGCGGCGCCACCACCCACCCCGCCACCATCACCCCCGACGACCTCGACTCCATGGGCGGCATCCTCCGCCCCATCCCCGAAGGACCCCGGGCCCGCGTCGATGTCCTGCTGCCCCGCGAACACACCGACGCCTTCGCGCGCGCCCTCTCCGATCGCGGTGCCCACCCCGCCGGACTACTCACCTTCACCGCGCACCGTGTGTTCGCCATGGACGCCCAAACCGGCATCGACTCCGACGAACGCACCATCCCCCACGAAAACCCCCAATGGGTGCGCAATGCAGTCCACCTGAACAAAGGCTGCTACCGCGGACAGGAAACCGTCGCCCGGGTAGATAACATCGGCCAATCCCCCCGCGCACTCGTCCGGGTACTCCTGGACGGCTCCTGCCCGCAGCTTCCCGCCCCCGGTGCCCCCATCACCAGTGGCGGACGCCCGGTGGGATTCCTCGGCACCATCGCGCAACACCACGAATGGGGACCCGTTGGCCTGGCAATGATCAAACGGTCCGCATTGGGCTCCGCTGCCTTGCAGTGCGAACAAGCAGCCCTCACGATCGATCGCGACAGCCTTCCTGAAGACTCCGGCCCCAAAGCCGGCAAACTCGCCCAACAGCGCCTCAAAGGGCAGCTGTAG
- a CDS encoding DUF3073 domain-containing protein — protein sequence MGRGRAKAKQAKVARKLKYSTPEMDLDSLQRELVQKSDDHSEFDNSYEKWADEDDWR from the coding sequence ATGGGTCGCGGTCGTGCAAAAGCGAAACAGGCCAAGGTTGCTCGCAAGCTCAAGTACAGCACTCCTGAAATGGACCTTGACTCACTCCAACGTGAGCTCGTGCAAAAGTCGGATGACCACTCTGAGTTCGATAACTCTTACGAGAAGTGGGCCGATGAGGACGACTGGCGCTAG
- the purM gene encoding phosphoribosylformylglycinamidine cyclo-ligase: MTDQNTDAVSYAAAGVDIEAGDKAVELFAPHAKRASRPEVRGGLGGFAGLFALGKYNNPLLAAGSDGVGTKLAVAQAMDKHDTIGIDLVAMCVDDLVVCGAEPLFLQDYIAIGKVVPEHVAEIVKGIAEGCVQAGCALLGGETAEHPGVMEPGHYDVSATAVGVVEADEVLGPDKVRSGDVIIGMASSGLHSNGYSLARHVLLEKAELSLDGYVDELGRTLGEELLEPTRIYALDCLALAAECDVHTFCHVTGGGLAGNLARVIPEGLTAKISRATWTPGQIFRTIADLGKVPMSEMEKTFNMGVGMIAVVAPEDRDRALAMLTARHIDAWELGTVTTAESDERVVMSDSHPNW; the protein is encoded by the coding sequence ATGACTGACCAGAACACCGACGCCGTCTCCTACGCCGCTGCCGGCGTCGATATTGAGGCTGGCGACAAAGCCGTCGAGCTTTTTGCACCCCACGCAAAGCGCGCCTCCCGCCCGGAAGTCCGTGGCGGACTGGGCGGATTTGCCGGCCTTTTCGCGCTCGGCAAGTACAACAACCCCTTGCTCGCTGCCGGCTCCGACGGCGTGGGCACCAAGCTCGCCGTGGCGCAGGCCATGGATAAGCACGACACCATCGGCATCGACCTGGTTGCCATGTGCGTTGATGATCTTGTGGTGTGCGGCGCTGAACCGCTGTTCCTGCAGGACTACATTGCCATCGGCAAGGTCGTCCCGGAACACGTTGCCGAGATCGTCAAGGGCATCGCTGAGGGATGCGTGCAGGCCGGTTGTGCGCTGCTTGGTGGCGAGACCGCGGAGCACCCCGGCGTGATGGAGCCCGGACACTACGACGTGTCCGCTACCGCTGTTGGTGTGGTGGAAGCTGATGAGGTTCTCGGCCCGGACAAGGTGCGTTCTGGCGACGTCATCATCGGTATGGCGTCTTCTGGCCTGCACTCCAACGGCTACTCCCTGGCTCGCCACGTCCTGCTGGAGAAAGCAGAGCTGTCTCTCGACGGCTATGTGGATGAGTTGGGTCGCACCTTGGGGGAGGAGCTGCTTGAGCCCACCCGGATTTATGCTTTGGACTGCCTGGCGTTGGCGGCCGAATGTGACGTGCACACCTTCTGCCACGTCACCGGTGGTGGACTTGCCGGAAACCTGGCGCGTGTGATCCCCGAAGGTTTGACCGCGAAGATTTCCCGCGCCACCTGGACTCCCGGCCAGATCTTCCGCACCATCGCCGATTTGGGCAAGGTTCCCATGTCTGAGATGGAGAAGACCTTCAACATGGGTGTTGGCATGATTGCCGTTGTCGCCCCCGAGGATCGTGATCGGGCTCTGGCTATGCTGACCGCCCGCCACATTGACGCCTGGGAGCTGGGCACCGTGACCACCGCAGAAAGCGATGAGCGAGTGGTCATGAGCGATTCCCACCCCAACTGGTAA